A window of Nonomuraea angiospora genomic DNA:
GCCCTCGGCCTCGAGCTTCTCGGCCAGCTCCGGCCCGCCCTCCTCGACGATCCGCCCGCCCGCGAAGACGTGGACGAAGTCCGGCTTCACGTAGCGCAGGATGCGGGTGTAGTGCGTGATCAGCAGCACGCCGGTCTCACCGGTGGCGCGGAAGCGGTTGATGCCCTCCGACACCACGCGCAGCGCGTCGACGTCGAGGCCGGAGTCGGTCTCGTCGAGCACCGCGATCTTCGGCTTGAGCAGCTCCAGCTGGAGGATCTCGTGGCGCTTCTTCTCACCGCCGGAGAAGCCCTCGTTGAGGTTGCGCTGGGCGAAGGCGGCGTCGATGGACAGCGCGTCCATGCCGCTCTTGAGGTCCTTGGCGAACTCGCGCAGCTTCGGCGCCTCGCCGCGGACCGCGGTGACGGCCGAGCGAAGGAAGTTCGAGACCGACACGCCGGGGACCTCGACCGGGTACTGCATGGCCAGGAACAGGCCCGCGCGGGCCCGCTCGTCGACCGACAGCTCCAGCAGGTCCACGCCGTCGAGCAGCACCTGGCCGCCGGTGATCGTGTATTTGGGGTGGCCGGCGATCGCGTAGGCGAGCGTCGACTTGCCCGAGCCGTTGGGGCCCATGATGGCGTGGGTCTGGCCCGAGTGGACGGCCAGGTTGACGCCGCGCAGGATTTCCTTGTCCTCGACGGCGACGTGGAGGTCGCGAATCTCAAGGGTGGACATTGTTGTTATGACTCCTTCGAGAGCGAGACGAGCACGTCATCGCCGTCGATCTTGACTGTGTAGACGTTCACG
This region includes:
- the sufC gene encoding Fe-S cluster assembly ATPase SufC, which encodes MSTLEIRDLHVAVEDKEILRGVNLAVHSGQTHAIMGPNGSGKSTLAYAIAGHPKYTITGGQVLLDGVDLLELSVDERARAGLFLAMQYPVEVPGVSVSNFLRSAVTAVRGEAPKLREFAKDLKSGMDALSIDAAFAQRNLNEGFSGGEKKRHEILQLELLKPKIAVLDETDSGLDVDALRVVSEGINRFRATGETGVLLITHYTRILRYVKPDFVHVFAGGRIVEEGGPELAEKLEAEGYEQYTKASA